The bacterium DNA segment ATCGCGCGCAGCGCATTTTCGCGGAAGAACAGCGGTTGAACCTTGTCCTTCAGCACGTTCTTCCACTCTTGCGCGCAGTTGTAATGCAGGCACGGCCAGTTCGTGCCGAAGATCGCCTTGTGACGCAATGGGCCATTGATCAGCACCAGATGGTGCATCGGCACCCACTGCGGCATGAGCGACGTGAAATCGATCCAGACGTTGTCATGCCGGTTGGCGATCGTGGTGCCCAGATCGCCGAACCCGACGCCGCCGTGCGTCAGCACGATGCGCAGATCCGGGAAGTCGACGGCCACCTTGTCGACCTCCAGCGGATTGCCGAGGTCGAGCGGCAGGTTCGGGTTGTAGTGCGCGGACGAATGGATGACGACGCATTTGCCCATCTCCTGCGAGAGCGCATAGAGGGGGTAGTTGCGCCGGTCGGAGGCGTACACGCCCGTCAGGAACGGGCTCTGGTTCCAGCCGACGAGCCCCATCTCCGTGTAGGCGCGTTCCAGATCCCTGTACGCCTGCATGACGCCATGGTCCGGCCGCGCGCCGGCAAGTCCGATGTAGTTTTCCGGAAACTTCCGGACCGCGTCGTACACTTCCGTGTTGCCGGCCGCGTCGCCCGAGAAGATGACGGCCTGCGTGATGCCGTTCTCTTTCATCTCCGCGATCGACTCCTCGAACGACGAAATCCCGAGGCGCGGCTCGCCTTTGTAGAGCGAGATGTACCGCGCGATGGCCGGATTCGGCACCGGCACGAGGTCCTTGTAGAAATAAGGAACGCGGGGACGAACGCGGAAATCGAGAATATTCATATTTCCCTCCCGTTTAGAAAACGCAGCCGTTGCCATGCAAGGCGGTAATTGTCACGCCCGCCCGCGCCCGCCGTCAAGCGATAAGTGTTCCGCGTCGAGCGCGGGAACGGAAACGTAACGGCCGGTACAATCGAGTACCGGCCGCCGAATCGTTTCCGTTCGTCAATTTTCCCGTCGACGAGATTCGCCGGAGCGCCTCAGCAGCCGCAGCAGCCTCCGTCTTCGTCTTCGTCATCGTCATCGTCGGCGCCGGCGTCGTCGTCGTCATCGTCGCCCTCGTCGTCATCACCGCCGTCGTCGTCATCGTCATCGTCCACGGCGTCGTCATCGTCGTCGGCCGGAGCCGGCTCGTCGATGGTGAACGATACCGTATCCGGTGCTTCGATCCAGAACTCGGAGTCGGTCACCGTCAGCGAGAACTCGACCACCCCCGCCGCCGACGGCGTGAATGCGGCGTCCACGCCAAAGGGCGACACCATCTCGATCGCCGGGCCGGAGACCTGCGTCCACTTGTAAGACAGCGTGTCGCCATCGGGGTCGGAGCTGCCCGAGCCGTCCAGGTTCAGGGTTTCCCCCACGACGCCCGTTCCGTCGTCGCCCGCGTCGGCCGTCGGCGCGGCATTCGCGTTGCCGGTGTAGTAACCGTGCGTGAGGCCCATGCCGCCCGCATACGCCCAGCTCTTGCGCTTGCCGTCCATCGCCATGTAGCCGATGCCGAGGATCTCGTCGGATCCGTATTCGTCCACCTGCCACGTCTTTCCGCCGTCACTGCTGATGAGAAATCCGCCGGCCACCGGCAGCGACCCGAACTTCAGAACGAACACGGAGGCGTACGCGAGATCCGCATCGACCATCCACACGTCCGAGATGCCGTATTCGCCGTTGTCCCACGGCATCTTGGCCGGAACGGACGCCTGCTCCCACGTAACGCCGCCGTCGTGCGTGTAATAGATGATGCTGTGCGCGAGCGCGCTCGAGTCGCCCTCGGCCATCACGATGCCGTATTGCTCGTTGGCGAAGCTCATCTTGTACGCGAGGATCTTGTCGCCGGAGGAGAGCGTCTCCCACGTCTGCCCTCCGTCCGTCGTCTTGAAGAACGCGTCGCCGACGATCGCCTTCTGTCGGCGGAAGTCGGGGTGCGTCGCGCGGTAAAACGCCGAAGTGCGCCAGAGCGCGCGGGCGAGGATCTCTCCCGGATCGATTTCGCCGGACTTGGCGGGCGTGTTGTCGAAGCCCGTCGCGGCAAAGCCGATATCCTCGTTGATGAACGAAACGGACGCGGGGGTGCCGCCCGCGAAAGGCAGCTTCTCCCATGTGGCGCCCGCGTCATGCGTCGCGAGCAACATGTTCGGATAGCCCTGCGCGACGCCGAACAGATCGGTCACCGCGTGGATCGCGTCGATGGTGCTTCCGTTCGGCACGACCTCGGCAGGCAGATCGACGACATTGAAGGTGTCTTCCTCACCGGCCTCCGTCGTGCGTTTGATGGTGCCTTTGAGCTGGATGAAGCACGCCAGGCATTCGGGCGCGTTGGGGTTTTCCGCGAGGCACTGCTCGTTCGTGACGCCGCCGGCGACGCCGATGGTGTCGGTGAAAAAGTCGACCGTCGTCATAAAACCGAAGATACGCAGCACGTCGCAGGTGTCCTCCAGGTCCAACGTCGCGGCCATGACCTCATAGAAGGTGCCGTCGGTGTAGCCCTTCCACGCTTGCGCGAAGCCGGATTCGCTCGACTGGTGAATGCCGACGCCGACAAAAGATCCATCGTCTAGGCCTCCGATATCGAGGATGCCCGATGAGACGAATCCCGAATTGGAGTTGAGATAGGTCCACGCACCCGGCGCGCCCGCAACAGCCGCGGACGCGAAAACGGCGGCGACAACCGCCGCAAGCGCGATTCGCTTGAATATCATGATTGTGACCCTCCGCCCGCCGGCGCGATGGGGGCCGATGCGGGCAAATTCGCCCCGGATTTTCGCCGCCAGATTATTCCTTTTTGCCGCGGCGTGTCAAAAAATCGCACACGCGCGCGCACGCGTCTCACGCCCGCGACAGCGCGAGCATCCAGATGACGTACACGGCCAAAAACGCGGCGCCGATAAAAAGCGCCGGACGGCGAAAAAACGCGTCCTTCGGGCCGAACGCCCGGAAGATGAACAGCACGGCCAGGCCGATCCAGCCGAAAAACGCGAGCGTGGCGACAAGCGACCACGCCGTATTCGGTCCGACCTCGCGCGTGAGGATCGCCATCTCCATCTCGCGCGCCTCGGCGTTTTTTTGCGGATCGCCCGCGCCGACTTTTTCGCCGACGAGCCGCGCGATCTCGACGTTTGCTTCGCCGATGACGTCCCGGCCCGGCTGAACGAGTCCGCGCGCGGCGTACATGGCCGAACGCATCACGCGCCACGCCCAGAGCGCGGTTTCCGGATCGCCCGAAGCCTCGGCATCCCGCGCGATCGTGCGCAGCGCGTCCACCGACGCCCGCACCGTCGGGCTGCCGGGCAGATACCAGTGCAGCGCGCGGTCGTACGCCCAGATCGCCTCGGTGATATCGCCGGCCTGCTGGTGCGCGCGCGCCTCACGCAGCTCGACGGCGCCGCCCACGGCAACGCGCGCGACGATCATCGCGAGCGCGGCGAGCACGACGGCCCCGGCCATAAGAATCTTTTGACGCATCGGTGCTCTTATATCCCCGCGCCGCCGGAGCCGCAAATCGAAGCGGAGTGCGCGGGTAAATAGGAAGCGCCGCTTTTCGTGCGCGTCACCCGCAAACGAAGGCTCCGCCCGGAGCGGAGCCTTCGTTTGCGGCTCGGACGTTGCAATGACTCACGGGCGAGGGCGCCGTGACTTGCGATGACCGTCCAGACTTTCAGACTTCCAGACCATTCGTCCGGGCACAGGCACCGGCACTCGCACGGAAGTCGATACCGAATTTCGTGGGCACCACCCTCTTTCCTCTTTCCTGTTTCCTCTTTCGTCGTTTTCTCGTTGACATCGATGCGGCCCCGCCTACTATGCGACGTGGACCATCCACAGGGAGGATCGAGTCCTGGCCCGCATCAACGCGAAGCTCTCCACCGTTCTTACCGCCGCCCTCGACAAGCTCGCCCATGACATCGTCGTTCTGGATGTCGCCGGCCTGTGTTCCTACGCCGACACGATCGTCGTCTGCCACGGCACCAGCACGCGGCACGCGCAGACGATCGTCGAAAACGTGCGCGAGACCGTGAAGAAAAGCGGCTCGATTCCCCTTGGCGTCGAAGGCGCCGCGGACG contains these protein-coding regions:
- the rsfS gene encoding ribosome silencing factor, with amino-acid sequence MNAKLSTVLTAALDKLAHDIVVLDVAGLCSYADTIVVCHGTSTRHAQTIVENVRETVKKSGSIPLGVEGAADGQWVILDLGDIVFHAFYRPVREFYNIEGIWADARRGEVVPREDGSFDVRWARRPRAAAGRVENA
- a CDS encoding amidohydrolase family protein, with translation MNILDFRVRPRVPYFYKDLVPVPNPAIARYISLYKGEPRLGISSFEESIAEMKENGITQAVIFSGDAAGNTEVYDAVRKFPENYIGLAGARPDHGVMQAYRDLERAYTEMGLVGWNQSPFLTGVYASDRRNYPLYALSQEMGKCVVIHSSAHYNPNLPLDLGNPLEVDKVAVDFPDLRIVLTHGGVGFGDLGTTIANRHDNVWIDFTSLMPQWVPMHHLVLINGPLRHKAIFGTNWPCLHYNCAQEWKNVLKDKVQPLFFRENALRAMGLPV